From Perognathus longimembris pacificus isolate PPM17 unplaced genomic scaffold, ASM2315922v1 HiC_scaffold_4570, whole genome shotgun sequence, a single genomic window includes:
- the LOC125344875 gene encoding protein S100-A12-like: protein MLTLEDHMEGIVNIFHQYSVLTGDPETLTKNEMRMLITRELANTIKNTKDPATINKIFQELDENVDGMVSFEEFVSLLVSVLLTTHKNIHKK, encoded by the exons ATGCTTACACTGGAAGATCACATGGAAGGCATCGTCAACATCTTCCACCAGTACTCAGTTCTGACAGGGGATCCTGAGACCCTCACTAAGAATGAGATGAGGATGTTGATTACAAGGGAACTTGCAAACACCATCAAG aacACCAAAGATCCAGCTACAATCAACAAAATATTCCAGGAGCTGGATGAAAATGTAGATGGGATGGTCAGCTTTGAGGAATTCGTATCCCTGCTGGTCTCCGTGTTGCTGACTACTCATAAGAACATCCACAAGAAATAG
- the LOC125344873 gene encoding protein S100-A9-like, translating to MTGMSHHHRPYSPILASPFCQRPSQGSWAARFSNYPIFASPLFRSCKKMANTKSQMEKHLDTVNNVFHHYSVRLGHPDTLNKKEVKQLVQKELPNFLKKENKDDKEINEIMEDLDTNQDDTLDFDEFVILVARVSNTFHEEMHKNAHG from the exons atgacaggcatgagccaccatcaccgcCCTTACTCTCCTATTTTGGCCTCTCCTTTCTGCCAGAGACCATCTCAAGGAAGCTGGGCAGCCCGTTTCTCTAATTACCCAATCTTTGCTTCTCCATTATTCAGATCGTGCAAGAAGATGGCGAACACAAAATCACAGATGGAAAAACACTTAGACACTGTCAACAACGTTTTCCATCACTACTCTGTCCGGCTGGGGCACCCAGACACCCTGAACAAGAAGGAAGTCAAACAGCTGGTGCAAAAAGAGCTGCCAAACTTCCTCAAG AAGGAGAATAAGgatgacaaagaaataaatgaaatcatgGAGGATCTGGATACAAACCAGGATGATACGCTGGACTTCGATGAGTTTGTGATCCTAGTGGCAAGGGTTTCCAACACTTTCCATGAGGAGATGCACAAGAACGCCCACGGGTAA